The following proteins come from a genomic window of Corallococcus sp. NCRR:
- a CDS encoding response regulator transcription factor: METTPRPTTSEDATIQVLLVEDDERLARLTARYLQEHGIIVTVSASGTDALLQTSRHTFDVILLDLMLPGRDGLEVCRELRTRTDVPIIMLTARGEEADRVLGLESGADDYLPKPYSSRELLARIRAQVRRARGKVGPTSHPVHAGRLVLDPRSLSASLDGKPLSLTTYEFSLLRVLAERAGRVLSREQLLDLVKGSADEVFDRSVDVHIFRLRQKLEVDPRNPRLLKTVRGAGYMLATETEAEP, from the coding sequence ATGGAGACGACCCCACGCCCCACGACCTCCGAGGACGCCACCATCCAGGTGCTCCTCGTCGAGGACGATGAACGCCTGGCGCGGCTCACTGCCCGCTACCTCCAGGAGCACGGCATCATCGTGACCGTCTCCGCCTCCGGCACCGACGCGCTCCTCCAGACGTCCCGCCACACCTTCGACGTCATCCTCCTGGACCTTATGCTCCCCGGCCGCGACGGCCTGGAGGTCTGCCGCGAGCTGCGCACCCGCACGGACGTCCCCATCATCATGCTCACCGCGCGCGGCGAGGAGGCCGACCGCGTCCTGGGCCTGGAGTCCGGCGCGGACGACTACCTGCCCAAGCCCTACTCGTCGCGCGAGCTGCTGGCCCGCATCCGCGCCCAGGTGCGCCGCGCTCGCGGCAAGGTGGGCCCCACCAGCCACCCCGTGCACGCGGGCCGCCTGGTGCTGGACCCGCGCAGCCTGAGCGCGTCCCTGGACGGCAAGCCGCTGTCCCTCACCACGTATGAGTTCAGCCTGCTGCGCGTCCTGGCCGAGCGCGCCGGCCGCGTCCTCAGCCGAGAGCAGCTGCTCGACCTGGTGAAGGGCAGCGCGGACGAGGTGTTCGACCGCTCGGTGGACGTGCACATCTTCCGCCTGCGCCAGAAGCTGGAGGTGGACCCGCGCAACCCGCGCCTGCTCAAGACGGTGCGCGGCGCCGGCTACATGCTGGCCACGGAGACCGAGGCGGAGCCGTGA
- a CDS encoding acyl-CoA synthetase, which yields MPIVHDWLSRRASLAPERTALVDSLRGGRRISWAEWNDSAHRTALLLRGLGVGVGDRVSVLASNGVETLDLVFACAKLGAVLQPLNWRLGVEELHGLLSDVAPSVVCFGPEFHAQADALRLRIQAHWVSFADPLFRSRETLTGALPSIELEADAPWVLCSTGGSTGLPKSAVLTHGSLTANAVNTVVSWGLTQDDVALLNAPLFHTGGLNVFTLPLVYAGGASVVCRAFDVAQCFDLIDSGAVNLVFGVPTMFIEMQRHPRFEAVDFSRLKLLISGGAPCPAPVFERFFARGIAFRTGYGLTEGGPNNFFLPDAVMRSHAGFVGVPLFHVEARIDGEKHPGDVGELLLRGPHLCAGYWRRPEETARAFVDGWLHTGDLASRDARGFFRIEGRAKDLIISGGENIHPSEVESVLAGHPDVTEVAVIGVSDPKWGEVPRALVVPRPGAAPTLEALTVSCAGRLARYKLPRTLRLLEALPRTPAGKVDRRALTRLYGEP from the coding sequence ATGCCCATCGTCCACGACTGGCTGTCCCGGCGGGCCTCGCTCGCCCCGGAGCGCACGGCGCTCGTTGATTCGCTCCGGGGTGGGCGGCGCATCTCGTGGGCGGAGTGGAATGACTCCGCCCACCGGACCGCGCTCTTGCTGCGCGGCCTGGGCGTGGGAGTAGGGGACCGCGTCTCCGTGCTGGCCTCCAACGGCGTGGAGACGCTGGACCTGGTGTTCGCGTGCGCCAAGCTGGGCGCCGTGCTCCAGCCGCTCAACTGGCGCCTGGGCGTGGAGGAGCTCCACGGCCTGCTCTCCGATGTCGCCCCCTCCGTCGTCTGCTTCGGGCCGGAGTTCCACGCCCAAGCCGACGCCCTGCGCCTCCGGATTCAGGCGCACTGGGTCTCCTTCGCGGATCCGCTCTTCCGCTCCCGCGAGACCCTGACCGGCGCGCTGCCCTCCATCGAGCTGGAGGCGGATGCTCCCTGGGTGCTGTGCTCCACCGGCGGGAGCACCGGCTTGCCGAAGTCCGCCGTGCTCACGCATGGCTCGCTCACCGCCAACGCCGTGAACACCGTCGTCAGCTGGGGCCTCACCCAGGACGACGTGGCGCTGCTCAACGCACCCCTGTTCCACACCGGCGGCCTCAACGTCTTCACGCTGCCCCTGGTGTACGCGGGCGGTGCCTCCGTCGTGTGCCGCGCCTTCGATGTCGCGCAGTGCTTTGACCTCATCGACTCGGGGGCCGTGAACCTGGTGTTCGGCGTGCCCACCATGTTCATCGAGATGCAGCGGCACCCCCGCTTCGAGGCCGTGGACTTCTCCCGCCTCAAGCTGCTCATCAGCGGCGGCGCTCCCTGTCCCGCCCCCGTCTTCGAGCGCTTCTTCGCCCGCGGCATCGCCTTCCGCACCGGCTATGGCCTCACCGAGGGCGGCCCCAACAACTTCTTCCTCCCCGACGCCGTCATGCGCTCCCACGCGGGCTTCGTCGGCGTGCCCCTCTTCCACGTCGAGGCGCGCATCGACGGTGAAAAGCACCCCGGTGACGTGGGCGAATTGCTCCTTCGCGGCCCCCACCTGTGCGCTGGCTACTGGCGCCGCCCGGAGGAGACCGCCCGCGCCTTCGTGGATGGCTGGCTGCACACCGGCGACCTGGCCTCGCGCGATGCCCGGGGCTTCTTCCGCATCGAGGGCCGCGCCAAGGACCTCATCATCTCCGGCGGCGAGAACATCCACCCCTCCGAGGTCGAGAGCGTCCTCGCCGGCCACCCCGACGTCACGGAGGTCGCCGTCATCGGCGTCTCCGACCCCAAGTGGGGCGAGGTCCCCCGCGCCCTCGTCGTCCCCCGGCCCGGTGCGGCCCCCACCCTGGAAGCCCTCACGGTCTCCTGTGCGGGCCGGCTCGCCCGTTACAAGCTGCCCCGGACGCTGCGCCTCCTGGAGGCCCTGCCGCGCACCCCGGCGGGCAAGGTGGACCGGCGGGCGCTCACCCGGCTGTACGGCGAGCCCTGA
- a CDS encoding esterase/lipase family protein, which produces MRSTWTLSLTAALLMAGCGAEPPAEAPPMEEAVGTAEAPLDADLAPYFDAIPTNFTTNYRVVGTYTPPSWSWGQIELLEGRQRFRSEYYNPRTLKLRDQDTYQSSDYPLRTYFGSLNQQLVNAFNLYYGNSCATTTGATCPTPGPTKPEARFVLLHKGRATAARTCDVTKTPTLLVHGAIQDANVWMFPNGNNGSGGTYGGAAQLTGMVQDLESKGRCVYAVTFGSFHGDNFNHAIHVANAVQRVKALHPGVARVDVVAWSKGVLAVDPWLANAATWGGFSTTRFFERLAKEQASQVPAYDDSVRVYVPLSGPHKGIDLNFRHPIHTLTIASTASNAPVGRGPMPWTYFSAMQCVTFGYSVPWFNNPYAESVCKDSGGVWTDYFRRIYLSNITGLSSTGTPVYASSLQTLNTNQGLSSSSFNFDDYNMSLFGAVNTSGKYVTAYPGQLQAAYDLRGTYPIPDRSASAWDNIDPDENRYFPWLDTKLIYNPYNPWVAAGYMASSDHRVCRTTAFDPVGSPCFAYHAYNTNQNREAYDSLMYGKYRIMDGLGINAAMEMGGKFITRLAEHGLDSRLPSLYVLYGTTGGSQPFETDGMTSTTSTLRSDGVLFEASIAAMTQLTQGWTSTKKTADAKQEGMAYDHLSMGITPAVWNKISAHFVSRD; this is translated from the coding sequence ATGCGAAGCACCTGGACATTGTCGCTCACGGCCGCATTGCTGATGGCAGGTTGCGGGGCTGAGCCGCCCGCGGAGGCGCCCCCGATGGAGGAGGCCGTCGGTACGGCCGAGGCTCCGCTGGACGCGGACCTGGCCCCGTACTTCGACGCCATCCCCACCAACTTCACCACCAACTACCGCGTGGTGGGCACGTACACGCCGCCCTCGTGGTCCTGGGGCCAGATTGAGCTCCTGGAGGGCCGGCAGCGCTTCCGTTCCGAGTACTACAACCCGCGTACGCTGAAGCTGCGGGACCAGGACACGTACCAGTCCAGCGACTACCCGCTGCGGACGTACTTCGGTTCGCTGAACCAGCAGCTGGTGAACGCGTTCAACCTCTACTACGGGAACAGCTGTGCCACGACGACCGGGGCCACCTGCCCCACGCCCGGCCCGACCAAGCCGGAGGCGCGCTTCGTCCTGCTGCACAAGGGGCGGGCCACCGCGGCGCGCACCTGTGACGTCACCAAGACGCCGACGCTGCTGGTGCACGGCGCCATCCAGGACGCGAACGTCTGGATGTTCCCCAACGGCAACAACGGCTCGGGCGGCACCTATGGCGGCGCGGCCCAGCTGACGGGCATGGTGCAGGACCTGGAGTCGAAGGGCCGCTGTGTGTACGCGGTGACGTTCGGCTCGTTCCACGGCGACAACTTCAACCACGCCATCCACGTGGCCAACGCCGTGCAGCGCGTGAAGGCGCTGCACCCGGGCGTGGCGCGGGTGGACGTGGTGGCGTGGAGCAAGGGCGTGCTGGCGGTGGACCCGTGGCTGGCGAACGCGGCGACGTGGGGCGGCTTCAGCACGACGCGCTTCTTCGAGCGTCTGGCGAAGGAGCAGGCGTCGCAGGTGCCGGCGTATGACGACTCGGTGCGCGTGTACGTGCCGCTGTCCGGTCCGCACAAGGGCATCGACCTGAACTTCCGCCACCCCATCCACACGCTGACCATCGCGAGCACGGCGTCCAACGCGCCGGTGGGCCGTGGCCCGATGCCGTGGACGTACTTCTCCGCGATGCAGTGCGTGACGTTTGGTTACAGCGTGCCCTGGTTCAACAACCCCTACGCGGAGAGCGTGTGCAAGGATTCCGGCGGCGTGTGGACGGACTACTTCCGCCGCATCTACCTGTCGAACATCACGGGTCTGAGCAGCACGGGCACGCCGGTGTACGCGAGCTCGCTGCAGACGCTGAACACGAACCAGGGCCTGTCTTCGTCGTCGTTCAACTTCGACGACTACAACATGAGCCTCTTCGGCGCGGTGAACACCAGCGGCAAGTACGTGACGGCGTACCCGGGCCAGCTGCAGGCGGCGTATGACCTGCGTGGCACGTACCCGATTCCGGACCGCAGCGCGTCCGCGTGGGACAACATCGATCCGGACGAGAACCGCTACTTCCCCTGGCTGGACACGAAGCTCATCTACAACCCGTACAACCCCTGGGTCGCCGCGGGCTACATGGCGTCCAGCGACCACCGCGTGTGCCGCACGACGGCGTTCGACCCGGTGGGCTCGCCGTGCTTCGCGTACCACGCGTACAACACGAACCAGAACCGTGAGGCGTACGACTCGCTGATGTACGGCAAGTACCGCATCATGGACGGCCTGGGCATCAACGCGGCCATGGAGATGGGCGGCAAGTTCATCACGCGCCTGGCGGAGCACGGCCTGGATTCGCGCCTGCCGTCGCTCTACGTGCTGTACGGCACCACGGGCGGTTCCCAGCCCTTCGAGACCGACGGCATGACGTCCACCACGTCCACGCTGCGCAGCGACGGCGTGCTCTTCGAAGCGAGCATCGCGGCGATGACCCAGCTCACCCAGGGCTGGACGTCCACGAAGAAGACCGCGGACGCGAAGCAGGAGGGCATGGCCTATGACCACCTGAGCATGGGCATCACCCCGGCGGTGTGGAACAAGATCTCCGCGCACTTCGTTTCGCGGGATTGA
- a CDS encoding alpha/beta hydrolase: protein MADTSRKVEIRDIPTQRLRVRARLVGEDGFPVIFVHGNCSSSAFFESLMKTLPQGFRGIAPDMRGYGHTEPKGIDATRGMRDFADDLVALMDTLSLKRAVFVAHSAGAGMVMQLSIDHPERVAGLVVEAPLSPYGFGGTKDADGTPCWADFAGSGGGTANPDFVQRLKTKDRSTESQTSPRNVMNGCYVKPPFRHPDEEMLLDSVLDTHVSDQLYPGNFAQSPNWPGVAPGTTGMNNAMAPAYYNTSSFAALKNGPDVLWIRGADDAIVSDTSLFDFGFLGKLGAVPGWPGEEKYPPQPMVSQMRKVMERYAANGGRYREVVLPDTGHSPHLEKTQEFHDLLVPFLQEHAR, encoded by the coding sequence ATGGCTGATACATCCAGGAAGGTCGAGATCCGGGACATCCCCACGCAGCGGCTCCGGGTTCGCGCGCGGCTCGTGGGCGAGGACGGCTTTCCCGTCATCTTCGTGCACGGCAACTGTTCCTCGTCCGCCTTCTTCGAGTCGCTGATGAAGACGCTGCCCCAGGGCTTCCGGGGCATCGCGCCGGACATGCGCGGCTACGGGCACACGGAGCCGAAGGGCATCGACGCGACGCGCGGCATGCGCGACTTCGCGGATGACCTGGTGGCGCTGATGGACACGCTGTCGTTGAAGCGCGCGGTGTTCGTGGCGCACTCGGCGGGCGCGGGCATGGTGATGCAGCTGTCCATCGACCACCCGGAGCGCGTGGCCGGCCTGGTGGTGGAGGCGCCGCTGTCCCCCTACGGCTTCGGCGGGACGAAGGACGCGGACGGCACGCCGTGCTGGGCGGACTTCGCGGGCTCCGGCGGCGGCACGGCCAACCCGGACTTCGTGCAGCGGCTGAAGACGAAGGACCGCTCCACGGAGTCGCAGACGTCGCCGCGCAACGTGATGAACGGCTGCTACGTGAAGCCGCCGTTCCGCCATCCGGACGAGGAGATGCTGCTGGACTCCGTGCTGGACACGCACGTGTCGGACCAGCTGTACCCGGGCAACTTCGCCCAGTCGCCCAACTGGCCGGGCGTGGCGCCGGGCACCACGGGCATGAACAACGCCATGGCGCCCGCCTACTACAACACCTCCTCCTTCGCGGCGCTGAAGAACGGGCCGGACGTGCTGTGGATCCGCGGCGCGGACGACGCCATCGTCTCCGACACGTCCCTGTTCGACTTCGGCTTCCTGGGCAAGCTGGGCGCGGTGCCCGGCTGGCCCGGGGAAGAGAAGTACCCGCCGCAGCCCATGGTGTCGCAGATGCGCAAGGTGATGGAGCGCTACGCGGCCAACGGCGGCCGCTACCGCGAGGTCGTCCTCCCGGATACGGGCCACAGCCCGCACCTGGAGAAGACGCAGGAGTTCCACGACCTGCTCGTCCCGTTCCTGCAGGAGCACGCCCGCTAG